In Thermotoga sp. KOL6, the DNA window ACGGTTATTCGATTATGAAAGAGATCTCGCAGATGTTAGGTAGTGAGCCTCCCAGTCCAGGAGCGCTGTATCCTGTTTTGGCTTCACTTAGACGTCAGAAATTAATACTGTTGCGCTCCGAGGGAAAGAAAAAGATATACAGCTTGACGGAGAAAGGAAGGGAGTTTTTGGAAAAACACAGCGACGAATACAAAGAAGCATTGGAACTAGCAAAGAAGCTAAGAGAATTCTCCGAAATAGGTGGTAAGGAACTGAAAGATGTAGCAAAGCTTATTTTCGAGAATCTTTCTTCGTTGAATTCTTCTCAAAAGGAAAAATTACAAAATGCCCTGCGAGAGCTGAAAAAAACTGTGCAGAGGATAATATACGGAGGTGAGTAAAATGGAAGATATAATCGTTGTCGAGAAACTCTCCAAAAGATTCGGTGACCTGGAAGCCGTCAAAGGCGTTTCTTTCTCGGTGAAAAAAGGAGAAATCTTCGCATTCTTAGGTCCGAACGGTGCAGGAAAAACCACCACCATAAACATGCTCACCACACTCTTGAAACCAACATCTGGAAAGGCTGTGGTAGCCGGTCATGACGTTGTTAAGGAACCAAAAGAAGTTCGAAAAAAAATAGGCATAGTTTTTCAAGACCAGTCTTTAGATCGAGAACTCACTGCGTATGAAAATATGTATATACACGGAAGAATATATGGCCACAGTGGAGAGAAACTGAAAAAGAAGATTCTAGAACTTCTAGAATTCGTTGAATTGCTGGATTTTAAAGATAAACCTGTGAAGACCTTCAGTGGAGGAATGGCGAGGAGGTTAGAAATAGCTCGCTCACTCATTCACGAACCAGAAGTGCTTTTTCTCGACGAACCCACAATAGGCCTCGATCCTCATACGAGAGCACACATATGGGAGTACATCTCCAAAATGAAAAAAGAACACAATATGACCATATTTCTTACGACGCACTACATGGATGAAGCAGAGCAACTAGCAGACAGGGTGGCAATTATAGATCATGGAAAAATCATCGCGTTAGGGAGCCCGGACGAATTGAAACAGTTAGTGGGAAAAGAAGTAATCTACGTGAAATTCGCCGATTCTGTAGATTGTATTGAAAGTGAAATCATAAAGGAATGCAAAAAACTTTCGGATGGAAGGTTGGAACTGAATGTAGAAAATTCCAGTACAGCCATTCCAAAAATATTCGAGATAGCGCAGAAGAAGGGAATAAGAATAGAAGAGATAACGTACCACAAACCAACCCTTAACGATGTTTTCTTGCATCTCACAGGAAGGGAACTTAGGGAAGAAGAAGCGGAAAATTTCTTCAAAACTGTTGCGCGAATGAGGATGCGGAGGTGAAAAAATGGCAGCTTTCACAACCATGATTTACAGACAATTCATCAGATTTTTGAGATCTCGTTCCAGAGTGATTGGTATGATTATAAATCCTCTGATATGGCTCGTGTTCTTCGGACTGGGATGGAGTAAGGTTTTCGACAATCCATGGGCCAAAGTAATGTTTGGAGGAGTAGATTATCTCACATATCTTGCTCCCGGCATATTCGCAATGACCATTTTCAACATGAGTTTCATAAGTGGAGTAAGTTTAATTTGGGATAAACAGTTCGGATTTTTCAAAGAAGTTTTGGTGGCACCATCCTCAAGAAGATTGAGCATCATAGGAAGAATCGTTGGCGATGGAATAGTTACAGTTCTTCAGGGTTTTATAATACTGTTCTTTACATATTTTCTTGCTGAAAACTTGAAAATATCCGGTTTGATTCCTGCATTAACAGTAGGATTTCTCATGTCGGTGACAATAGCGAGCCTCGGAATAACCCTGGCCTTGAAAATGGAAAGTACGGAAGGTTTTCAGATGATTATGATGACTCTGATGATGCCTTTGATTTTCTTGAGTGGAGCCATGTATCCTATAGACTCCATGCCCGATTGGATGAAAGTGATCGCTTATATTAATCCTTTGACTTACGCGGTTGATGCTTCGAGAGGATACCTGGTAGGAACCAAAACCATGAAATTTTCTTTCGGAGTGGACTGGGGAATTCTGAGTATTCTGATGATAGTAGGAATCATCCTGGCAACTGAAACTTTTGAAAGAGCAAGAATAAACTGAATTTGTATCTTTTTTTAAGTACTTGACATACTCAACACCAACATGTTATGATTGACAAGTACCATCTTTTGGTTAAGGAGGCATGTGTTATGAGAGGAAAGGTTAAGTGGTTTGACGCCAAGAAGGGTTACGGATTCATCACCAAAGACGAAGGAGGAGACGTTTTCGTACACTGGTCGGCTATCGAAATGGAAGGATTCAAGACGTTGAAAGAAGGTCAAGTTGTTGAGTTTGAGATTCAAGAAGGTAAGAAAGGTCCCCAAGCAGCACACGTGAAAGTTGTCGAGTAAAGAAACCAATCAGCCCCCTGACGGGGGCTTAAATTTTGTTTTCTATCTTGATTTTTGATAACATGTGTGGTAGTATTTGCCATGTGAGAAGTAACAACTTTTCTAGAGAGGTGAGGACACGGTGAAAAAGGGGATACATCCGGAAATGAAGCTTGTGACGGTCAAGTGTGCGTGTGGTGCTGAGCACACTTTTTACACGACAGTAGACAACATAAGAATCGACGTGTGTTCCAAGTGTCATCCATTCTATACCTCCGGAGGAAAAGGTGGAGTTCTTATTGTAGACACGGAGGGTAGAGTGGAGAAGTTTAGAAGAAAGTATGGAGACAATTACTGAGAGTGATACCATCTTTGTGAGGAGGGTTTTTTGTGAAAGTCGGTGATTTTGTTAAGG includes these proteins:
- a CDS encoding PadR family transcriptional regulator — translated: MKEFKGYLKLIVLHILSKRPSHGYSIMKEISQMLGSEPPSPGALYPVLASLRRQKLILLRSEGKKKIYSLTEKGREFLEKHSDEYKEALELAKKLREFSEIGGKELKDVAKLIFENLSSLNSSQKEKLQNALRELKKTVQRIIYGGE
- a CDS encoding ATP-binding cassette domain-containing protein — protein: MEDIIVVEKLSKRFGDLEAVKGVSFSVKKGEIFAFLGPNGAGKTTTINMLTTLLKPTSGKAVVAGHDVVKEPKEVRKKIGIVFQDQSLDRELTAYENMYIHGRIYGHSGEKLKKKILELLEFVELLDFKDKPVKTFSGGMARRLEIARSLIHEPEVLFLDEPTIGLDPHTRAHIWEYISKMKKEHNMTIFLTTHYMDEAEQLADRVAIIDHGKIIALGSPDELKQLVGKEVIYVKFADSVDCIESEIIKECKKLSDGRLELNVENSSTAIPKIFEIAQKKGIRIEEITYHKPTLNDVFLHLTGRELREEEAENFFKTVARMRMRR
- a CDS encoding ABC transporter permease, which gives rise to MAAFTTMIYRQFIRFLRSRSRVIGMIINPLIWLVFFGLGWSKVFDNPWAKVMFGGVDYLTYLAPGIFAMTIFNMSFISGVSLIWDKQFGFFKEVLVAPSSRRLSIIGRIVGDGIVTVLQGFIILFFTYFLAENLKISGLIPALTVGFLMSVTIASLGITLALKMESTEGFQMIMMTLMMPLIFLSGAMYPIDSMPDWMKVIAYINPLTYAVDASRGYLVGTKTMKFSFGVDWGILSILMIVGIILATETFERARIN
- a CDS encoding cold shock domain-containing protein, with product MRGKVKWFDAKKGYGFITKDEGGDVFVHWSAIEMEGFKTLKEGQVVEFEIQEGKKGPQAAHVKVVE
- the rpmE gene encoding 50S ribosomal protein L31 is translated as MKKGIHPEMKLVTVKCACGAEHTFYTTVDNIRIDVCSKCHPFYTSGGKGGVLIVDTEGRVEKFRRKYGDNY